A region of Drosophila mauritiana strain mau12 chromosome 3L, ASM438214v1, whole genome shotgun sequence DNA encodes the following proteins:
- the LOC117139452 gene encoding very-long-chain enoyl-CoA reductase encodes MELEILNAKNSKPYGKVKVPSGATPIGDLRDIIHKTLKQTPHANRQSLRLELKGKSLKDTDTVESLSLHSGDKVYVKDLGPQIGWKTVFLAEYAGPLIVYLIFYFRPELVYGKAASLPISLTTHIAAGCYTVHYVKRLLETIFVHRFSHATMPLRNLFKNCTYYWGFTAYVSYHVNHPQFTSPCMCTVWGALAAFALCELGNFSVHIALRNLRPPGTKVRKIPVADGNPLTKLFDLVSCPNYTYEIGAWVSFSVLTSCLAAYLFAFAGAFQMTVWALAKHRNYRKEFKDYPRQRRSIFPFVL; translated from the exons ATGGAGCTGGAGATTTTGAACGCGAAGAACAGCAAGCCGTACGGCAAGGTGAAGGTGCCCTCCGGCGCCACGCCTATCGGCGATCTGCGCGACATAATCCACAAGACCCTGAAGCAGACTCCACACGCGAATCGCCAGTCGCTGCGCCTGGAACTGAAGGGCAAGAGCCTGAAGGATACGGACACAGTGGAATCGCTGTCGCTGCATTCCGGCGACAAGGTCTATGTGAAGGATCTTGGTCCCCAGATTGGCTGGAAGACCGTTTTCCTGGCCGAGTACGCCGGCCCACTGATCGTATACTTGATTTTCTACTTCCGACCAGAGTTGGTGTACGGCAAAGCTGCCAGTCTGCCGATTTCCCTAACCACCCA CATTGCCGCCGGCTGCTATACGGTCCACTATGTGAAGCGTCTGCTGGAGACCATCTTCGTGCACCGCTTTTCGCACGCCACCATGCCGCTGAGGAATCTCTTCAAGAACTGCACATACTACTGGGGATTCACCGCCTATGTGTCCTACCACGTGAACCATCCGCAGTTCACCTCGCCCTGCATGTGCACCGTGTGGGGAGCTCTCGCGGCATTCGCT CTCTGCGAACTAGGAAACTTTTCGGTGCACATTGCCCTGCGCAACCTGCGTCCGCCGGGAACCAAAGTGCGCAAGATTCCGGTGGCCGATGGAAATCCCCTCACCAAGCTGTTCGA CTTGGTTTCTTGCCCCAACTACACCTATGAGATCGGTGCCTGGGTTTCATTCTCTGTGCTGACTTCTTGCCTGGCTGCCTATCTGTTCGCTTTTGCCGGAGCCTTCCAGATGACCGTTTGGGCCTTGGCCAAGCATCGCAACTACAGGAAGGAGTTCAAGGACTACCCTCGCCAGCGCCGCTCCATCTTCCCCTTCGTCCTGTAG